The window TAATGCGTCTTTTTAATTTTGCAGTGAAGCAATGTCCAGCAAAGATGTTCAAAATGAGTAATCTGCTGAAGAAGTGAAAATCTAATTCAATAGGCATCCATAATCCCCAATGACAATCATCACACCTAAAAGGAGGAAAGCAAAATAAATAGATTCGAATACTTACATTTCATAGAAACTTCTTCATTCTTCCAGGGCCTTAAACATTCAACGTAAAGAAGAGAATTTCTCTAGTAGGCAAAGAGTGATTTCTCAGTTATTAAGGTTTTGTTTTGTGTAACCTTATACAAGTTACTTCGGGGGGGCCTATAGAGTGAAGATTCTTCTAATTCTTGTCCATGAGAACAATACCTAGTATATAAGGTCTAGTTCCCTGCGTGCCACCTGAAATGCATGACTCTGCCACTCTTCGAGTGACCATGGATAAGTCACTttcatatttctctctctctctctctctttgtcttcctGTGTTATAACAAGGTTTAGAAGGACATGCAGTTCTTTTTCTTAACTCCTATACACCAGAGTATCTCTTCCTTGGGTATTTATCATTCCTACAATTTCCTCAAGGACTCTTACTATCTAATCAACAAAGTAATTATGATTATGTTTATTGTAAAGTCCAAGAAAGGTATTCCATCAATCAAGTGGCTAGATGAAATAAAAATCCATCTTCCCCAACTGTGCTTTGCTGTggtaaattttcatttcatttatttatttttatatcccgcattatcccaaagcatgtttggttcaatgtggcttacacagaacAAGAGTAAATAGTTGCTTACATATAACCGATAAACAGTGTGTGTAAACGTACACATAACATTGGCTGATATTTTACAAATTATCATCTAGAAGACATGAAAATCGAACCTTGCAACTTTGCACATACTTGTAAACGTTTTACAACATTCCGCAGATAGGGGTAAGAGTAACAGTTGAAAAACTTTAGAGGGGGATGGTAAATGGAGGAGGGTAAGGGACAATTCTGGGGCATTAGGTTGAATTTCACATGTGTCATCCAGTAAGAGGAATGATGGGTGACAAGAGTGAACTTAGAGAAGCGATGTGGGAATCTGAAGTCCggtagggtggggaggaggttcAGAAAGGGAAACAGTTGTGAATTTTGATATTATTTTTCTGAGTCATTGATGAAATTGACTGAACAGATTCTCTGttagcattttctgaaagattagGAAGTAGGTGATATTTCTGACCTTAGATGGTAGGGTATTCCAGATTTTGGTTGAAATATATGAAAAACAGGAGGAGTATATAGATGTGTATCAAATTCCTTTGTGATATAGGTGATGGAGAGTCAGAAAGTTGCGAGTGTCTACTATGGTGTTCCTCAGGGGAAGATCTATTAGTGTTGTGAGGTATTCAGGTGATAGGCCTTGAAGAATCATTGTTGTGGATGTGTCTATCTGTATGTAAATCTTACATGCAGATAGACATGTCCACAACACATAGAAGGAAAGTATCTTTCCTtccaccctctccacctcctccccATGTAGTCCTTGGGTTCAATATTCAACAACATTTCTACAATCAGCAGTGAGTGCCATCCATATAAGTGCCTTACTTTAAAATTTCCAGGTCACTAGAGAAGTCCTTTAGAAAGCAGTGAAGATGTCACTTAATGAttggagcagcaggctgagaactagggacaagatggttcaaatcccactgtagctctttgtcACCTTGGGTAAGGACTTACACCTTCTAAAAACTGGTGTAAACGCTGGTGTGCAACCAATGGCAGTCGGGCGCCTAAatgattctataacactgcgcctaaattttgggaaggctcctgacccacccatgcccttcccttgGCCAGGCCCCCTTTGGTGCACAATTTTATAGGATAGTGTATTGGAAAATCAAAGCATAAgtcttaattagtgccaattaatgtcaataattgtttcTTGTGTGCAAATCTAGCATCCAAGCCCAAATTTCTTTTGCCTCTCTTTTGGGCCTAATACACATacacttatgcaggtcctgatacatattttacaaaaggttccatGTTCAGccgagccttttgtaaaattcaAAGGGTATGGCACATAACCCCACCTGGACGTCTCAGTTCCAATATCTTCAACCTATCTAAACTGGGCTTCTCAATACTTTGAGCCTGGCTATCATCCTCTTCATGGCTGTCTTCACCTCCTGGTTCCTCAGGCTGTAGATAATAGGGTTCATCAGTGGGGTTGCCACAACGCAGAAAACAAACAACACTTTATCAAAAGGAAATGATTCATGACCTGGTGGTCGGATGTATATGAACATTGCAGACCCATAATAAATGAGAACTACCATCAAGTGAGAAGCACAGGTGGCGAAGGCATTCTGTCTTCTTGCAGTAGACGACATCCTCAGGATGGTCACAATAATGAAAATATAAGACATCATTATCAGGAAAAAGCAGCACAGAATCACAATCCAAGATATGATAGTAAAAGAGACTTCACTTAAGGAATTTCTCTTGCAAGACAATTTCATCAAAGGAGAAAAATCACAAAAGACATGATCTATTACAAGAGGTCCACAGAAGGACAATTGATACATGGAAACTGCAGGCAGTAACAGAGACACACAGCTGAACACCCAACAGCCACCGGTCAATTGGACAAATGTTCTATCATTCATGAAAATTGGATAATGTAGTGGGTAGCAGATGGCCAAGAATCTGTCAAGGGCCATCACGCCCAGTAGAAGGTTCTCCATGGCACCAAAGACAAAGAAGAAGTACAACTGGGTGATACATCCATTGTGAGAGATTAATCTTCTCTTGCTTAGAATATCAGCCAGCATTTTGGGGACTATTGTAGTGATATACCAGATTTCCAAGAAGGAAAAGTTactgaggaagaagtacatgggcTTGTGAAGACTTTGATCCATCCTTACCAGCACGATTATCAGAATATTGGCCATTATAGTAACAGTGTAAATAAATAGGAAGATGGTGAAGGCTATGACCCCTTGCTTTTGAGACATGAGGAACCCAACCAGCAGAAAATCAGCCCCAGTCGTGTCATTCTCTGCCATTATTAATTCCACTTAAAAGCAActaaaaaaggaaagaaacaaaCACTTCAGATATTCATTGCATTGCAACCAGGAAGCTAGATTTATTATGAAATTGCAAAACATAACTGTGTAACCCTTCCCGATAAATTAGGGTTTCATTTATCCATTATTTGGGGTGATTGTTAGTTCTTCTAAATCACTCTTTGCAGACAGAACTATGCCAGACTACTCCaaggaaaaaaaattgaatgCTTTCTAGTCACCGATGGCAGTTGCTTCTGCCTGCAGAGTGATCAAGACAAATGCTCCCTCTAAGGGGCACAGGAGTCCAGCACCCATGTTCCTACCATCAGGGGTTGTGCAGCAATATCTCAGATTCACAAACGACCTGCCAGCCCCTTGTGACTGAAACTGTGGTATTGATGTATTAACCCCAATAGAAAGAATATAGGTGCTGGACTTCTGCCTTAAGAGGGGAAGTTGATTGAGGGAGCCATTCAACCAATTTATTTTGAGTATTGTCACCAAAGTAACTAGGTTGCAGTGGTCTGTCCCCATAAGCTTTATGATGAAAaccgctgaccattttagtagacaacttctggaccaactccatcctgtctgcatatttttgaaggtgcagtgtcCAGAATTCCACgtgtactccaaatgaggtctcagcaAAGACTTATTAGAGGTACAGTCATCTctctatgcagccaagcatccttttggctttcaccatcaccttttctaattgcttggccaccttgagatcatcagatacGATCATCCCTAGGTCCATTTATCTTTCACATACGGAAGTACTTCGCCCCCCTATACTGTACAGCTCCCTTGATTTTTTTGCATCCCAAATCcacaaccctgcattttttagcaataAACCTTAGCTGCCACATTCTAAACTATCCTTCCCTGCCAAATCCCTTTCCTGTTATTCACCTCTTCCAGGGCATCAACTCCATTGCAAATTATGTTATTAACTGtaaaaagacaaactttaccagaccTACCTCTAGTTAAACCATGCTGCTTTGGATCCTGCAGGCCATTCGATTCCAGAAATTGCGCTATCCTCTGTTTTCCAACACTTCCATCAATTTACTTACCACATCAGTCAGAATAGCCAGCTTGTACTTCTCAACCTCTTCTTTGCTTCCACttctgtggagagggaccacatccacccttttCCAGTCCTCTGGAACCTCTGCTGACTCCGTTTGGTTTTATTGCTGCTTTATTTGCTGTAAATGATTTGAAGCATATTGTTTTTGCATTGTGAGATATTATGAAACATTAAAACTCTGGAGGAGTGTTTCGGACTGATGAACGATAGTCGCGTGCCTATTGGTCGGTTTTCAATCAGGTTTTATATCTCAGGTCCTTTTCTCCTCTtcgtgaggtttttttttaatttagagttGTTGTTATTGCATTCATGCATTTTTCTGTTTATTTGCAAAGCATTTTCTGATTGTTCTATTAAGTCCATATAAACCAAAAAATACAAGATTCACTGAggatttttcattaaaaaattgATTCTTCAAAGATTGTGAATCAAGAGAGATTAATTGGCTATACAATTATATCAGTCTTCAATACTAATCAAATCAATAAAATCTAATACAGATTATTTGAATATTTACGTCTTAGAAATCTGCTAATCCTTCCATCtctttaaatattaaatatttggtcCAGACAAAGAACATTACTGCAAGCTTTTCCTTTGCCACCAAATCTCTTGTGTGACCTTTTTGCATGTTGCCCAGTAATCCTGCGTCACATTCAAATCCCTGTTCTCCCACTGATCCTGGGGACGATCTTGGCTAAATTACTTTCAAtgcctggctctctctctcattctctatcTCTCCCTTGCTCCTGCTCTTTCTGCACTGTGGCAGAATGCAAAGATCATGTATTCTTTCTACCTTCAGCACATCAGAGCATTTCTTCCTTGGGTACTTATCATTTGCAAAGACTGATCATTGTCTCTGAAGTTTTATTCTCCAGGTCAATCACGTTTGCACTCTATAACATGATTCACAACTCAAGGCCAACTTGAATGAAATCAGACTGAAaacattgtttatttttttttctccctacgACTCTGACTTGTGTCATTAGTTTAGCCAAAACCAAGATTTGTGAGGGAGAATGGTCAGCATAGGTGGGCACTACGCACTCCAATTTCTATgcctttctcctctttcctctccccaccccaacaccaaaatgaaaatataaattATCTGACCTGGAGGGGATCTCTAAGTCCCACTACTGAAGAATTCCGAAGCCCACTCAAGTATGGCAGTCAACGACAGCACATTGAGCCATAGAGCTGATAAAATTGCTTGTGTTGAGATGGTTCAAGCACACTCTTAAATGACAGTATTTCATAA is drawn from Microcaecilia unicolor chromosome 14, aMicUni1.1, whole genome shotgun sequence and contains these coding sequences:
- the LOC115457210 gene encoding olfactory receptor 6Y1-like — encoded protein: MAENDTTGADFLLVGFLMSQKQGVIAFTIFLFIYTVTIMANILIIVLVRMDQSLHKPMYFFLSNFSFLEIWYITTIVPKMLADILSKRRLISHNGCITQLYFFFVFGAMENLLLGVMALDRFLAICYPLHYPIFMNDRTFVQLTGGCWVFSCVSLLLPAVSMYQLSFCGPLVIDHVFCDFSPLMKLSCKRNSLSEVSFTIISWIVILCCFFLIMMSYIFIIVTILRMSSTARRQNAFATCASHLMVVLIYYGSAMFIYIRPPGHESFPFDKVLFVFCVVATPLMNPIIYSLRNQEVKTAMKRMIARLKVLRSPV